The genomic interval GTTCTGCGGCGTGGTCGGGATAAAGCCGACCTACAGCCGCGTCAGCCGCTTCGGCGTCATCGCCTACGCCTCGTCGCTCGACCAGGTCGGCCCCTTCGCGAACACTGTCCGCGATGCAGCGATCATCCTGCGCACGCTGGCGGGCGTCGATCCGATGGACTCGACATGCTCAGCGCGCCCGGTGCCCGACTACGAGAAGGCGCTCACCGGCGACGTGAAGGGACTGCGCATCGGCGTGCCGAAAGAATATTTCATCGACGGGATGGCGCCCGAGGTCGAGCAGGCCGTGCGCGCCGCGCTCAAGCAATACGAATCGCTCGGCGCGACGCTGCACGAGATTTCGCTGCCGCATTCGAGCTACGCGATCGCGGCTTACTATCTGATCGCAACCGCCGAGGCGAGCGCCAACCTCGCGCGCTACGACGGTATCCGCTACGGCCTGCGCGCCGAGGCGCCCGATCACATCACGCTTTACGAAGAGACACGCGCGCAGGGCTTCGGCGCCGAGGTCAAACGCCGCATCATGCTCGGCACCTTCGCACTTTCGACCGGTTACTACGATGCCTACTATCTGAAGGCGCAGAAGGTCCGCACGCTGATCCGCCGCGACTTCGAGCGCGCCTTCGAGAACTGCGATGTGATCATGACTCCAGTCGCACCGACCACGGCATTCAAGCTGGGCGAAAAGATGGACGATCCGCTGACTATGTATTTGTCCGACATCTTCACAATCTCAGTAAATCTCGCCGGGCTGCCCGGGATGTCGATACCGTGCGGCTATGACGGCAAAAATCTCCCGATCGGACTGCAACTGATCGGGCCGCCATTCAGCGAGGAAACGATTTTGCGCGCCGGCGATGCCTACGAGCGCTCCGGCGCCTTCACCAAACGCGAGCCCGCGATCTGAGTAATGACTATGGCGACGAATCGCGAAAAATATGAAGCGGTAATCGGACTCGAAGTCCATACTCATCTGCTGACCAGGTCGAAGATGTTCTGCGGATGCTCGACGGAGTTCGGCCGCGAGCCCAACGCGAACACCTGCCCGGTGTGCGTGGCGATGCCCGGCGTGCTTCCTGTTTTAAATGAAGAGGTGGTAAAAATCGCGATTCGCGCAGGCCTCGCGGCGCATTGCGAGATCGCGCCCTACTCCATCTTCGATCGCAAAAGTTATTTCTATCCCGATCTGCCCAAGGGCTACCAGATTAGTCAGTACGAAACGCCAATCTGCAAAGGCGGCTACGTCGACCTGCCGACTGAGAATGGCGACTCGCGCCGGATTCGGCTGGTGCGTATCCATCTCGAGGAGGACGCGGGAAAGAACATCCATGAAGAAGGCGCAAGCCTCGTCGATCTGAATCGCTCCGGCGTACCGCTCGTGGAAATCGTCAGCGAGCCTGATATCCGCACCGGCGCGGAGGCTGCCGCGTATGTGCAGGAGCTGCGTGCGATCCTGCGCTATATCGACGCCTCCGACGGCCGCATGGAAGAAGGCAGCTTACGATGCGACTGCAACGTCTCGGTGCGACCGCGCGGACAGAAGGAATACGGCGTCAAGACTGAGATCAAAAATCTCAATTCGTTCCGTTTCGTTGAAAAAGCGATTGAGTATGAGATCGATCGCCAAATTGACGTTATCGAATCCGGCGGCAAGGTAACGCAGGAAACGCATTTATGGGACCCCGTGCGCGAAGTGACGCGCCCGATGCGCTCGAAGGAGTATGCGAATGACTATCGCTACTTCCCCGAGCCCGATTTGCCGCCGCTGGTTGTGGCGCCAGATCTGGTCGAGGCGATTCGCACTGAGATGCCCGAGCTGCCGGCCGATCGCCGCGCGCGCTACGTCAAAGAAGGTCTGACCGCATACGAAGCCGGAGTGCTGACCAGCGAGCGCGAGGTCGCTGACTATTTCGAAGCGGCGCTGCCGGGACTCAAGAACCGCAAGACCGCGGCCAACTGGGTAATGACCGAAGTGCTGCGCCTTCGCGAGCCGGGCAAATCGCTGGCCGAATCAGTTCCTGCCGCGAAAGAAGTAGGCGCCCTGCTCAAGATGGTCGAGGAGGCAAAGATCAGCCTCAACGCCGCCAAGACTGCCTTCGCCGCGATGGTGAAAAACGGCAACTCAGCGGAAGCGACGGTTAGCGAGTTCGGTTTGCTGCAAGTAAGCGACGAAGGCCCGATCATCGAAGCAATCGACAAGATAATCGCATCGGAGCCCGCCAAGGTCGCCGAGTATCGCGCTGGCCGCGACAAGCTATTCGGCTTCTTCGTAGGCCAGGCCATGAAAGCCATGGGCGGCAAGGCCAATCCCAAGGTGATTAACGATCTGATGAAAAAGAAACTCGCGGGCTGAGCCGTTCGCTCATAACCAACAGTCACACGCACAACCCGCTCCTGGTCTGATCCCCTCTCCTTATCCTAGGAGAGGGCTAGAGAGAGGTGAAACACTGGAATCCTCACGCGCGCGGGCCTTCCAGTAAAATACAGACTACCCTCACCCGGCATCGAAGGCGCGCAGCGCGCCGTCTTAATGGCGGGCAGGGACGCCCGTCGGGACGCCCGCCCCACTATATTTTCTCAGTCAGTCAGAAATTAGACAGCTTTATGCCGATTTGCTCGCCCGATATCTTCTAATCAACGTGTTCGTCGAGCTGTCGTGCTTTAGATCTGGATCGCCCTTGCTCTCCAGCTCGGGGATGATTCTTTGGGCCAGCACTTTGCCGAGCTCCACGCCCCACTGATCGAACGAATCGATGTTCCAGATCGCGCCTTGCGTGAACACGCTGTGTTCGTATAACGCGACCAGCTTGCCGAGCATCTCGGGTGTTAGCTGATCGGCGAGAATCGTCGTCGAGGGGCGATTGCCTTCGAACACGCGATGCGGCACGAGCTTATCTGCCGTGCCTTCGGCCTTTACTTGTTCCGGAGTCTTGCCGAAGGCGAGCGCTTCGGCTTGCGCGAATACGTTCGATAACAACAAGTCATGATGGCGTCCGACGTGGTTCAGCGGTTTGCAGAAGCCGATAAAATCGCACGGGATGATTTTGGTGCCCTGGTGGATGAGCTGGTAGAACGAATGCTGTCCGTTGGTCCCCGGCTCGCCCCAGAAAATCGGCCCAGTCTGATAGTCAACAGCGGTGCCGTCGAGGGTGACGTGCTTGCCGTTCGATTCCATCGTTAGCTGTTGCAGATAGGCCGGAAACCGCTTCAGGTATTGCTCGTACGGCAGCACCGCGACCGTCTGCGCGTCGAAGAAATCGTTGTACCACAGCGCGAGCAGGCCCATCAGCACCGGCAGGTTGCGATCGAACGGCGCGGTGCGGAAATGCTCGTCGATGGCGTGAAACCCCGCGAGCATCGCGCTGAAATTCTCCGGCCCGACCGCGATCATCGTCGAAAGCCCGATCGCCGAGTCCATCGAATAGCGCCCGCCGACCCAGTCCCAGAAGCCGAACATGTTCGCGGTGTCGATGCCGAACTTGGTCACCTCGGCCGCATTGGTCGAGACCGCGACAAAATGCTTCGCGATCGCTTTTTCATCCTTGAGCGTGCCAAGCGCCCAGCCGCGCGCGGTGTGCGCGTTGGTCATCGTCTCGAGCGTGGTGAAGGTTTTCGACGATACGATAAAGAGCGTCTCGGTCGGGTCGAGATCGCGCGTCGCCTCGGCGAAGTCGGTTCCGTCGACGTTGGAGACGAAGCGCACCGTGAGATTGCGATCGCTGTAGAAGCGCAGCGCCTCGTACGCCATTACCGGACCGAGGTCCGAGCCGCCGATTCCAATGTTGATGATGTTGCGGATGCGCTTGCCGGTATGCCCCGTCCACGAACCGTCGCGGATACGCCGCGAGAACACCGCCATCCGATCGAGCACTTCGTGCACGTCAGGCACGACGTCTTTGCCATCGACAAGGATCTTCTCGCCGCGCGGCGCGCGCAGTGCAACGTGCAGCACGGCGCGATTCTCAGTGATGTTGATCTTGTCGCCGCGGAACATCGCGTCGATCTTCGCGCGCAGGCCGCATTCTTCGGCGAGCGCGATGAGCAGCTTGATGGTCTCGCCGGTGGCGCGATGCTTCGAGTAGTCCATATAGAGCCCGACCGCTTCCAGAGCCATCGTCTCGCCACGCTTGGGATCGTCGGCGAAGAGCTGGCGCAGATGCGTGTCGCGAATCTTGCCGTGATGCGCCTGAAGCGCTTTCCATGCGGAACGTTGCGTAAGCGGCGTCGAGGCCATCGTTAGCTCCTTTGCGTCAGGCGGACTTCCGACCCTTCTGATCTACTCCGATGCCATCCGCGTCGCACGTTTTAATTGCATCGCTACGGCTTCCCTTCGCTTTCCTTCCACCGCGCCAGCATCTGGTTGGACGCGGGGCTGTTTTCGTCGCGTGCCTTATGCGCGCATTCGATGCCGGCAATCGGCAAATCGTTTCGCTCGAGCAGACCGATCTGTTTGAGGGCCGTGCCCATGTCCCAATAGATGTGCTCGTGCGCGATTTTATCGCCGCGGAACTGGATGATCACGACGGTTGGAACTTCGATGTACTTGCCGGTCGGCGCGATGCCCGGCAGGAGCCAATCGATCTCGCGATCGTGGGTGCAGCAGAACAGCAGCTCATCGACGACCGAGTCGGGACCGACGGTGCGCGAGATCGATACGATCCGCGTGTCAGCCGGGAGCGTCGCGATGAAATGATATTTGTAAAATCGATGCAGCTGGCGGCGTCCGATGCCGCCGGTGAGCGTCGGGATATGATTCACGTACGGCTCCGCGACCATCGTCGCGATCGTCGCATCGGCATCGCGCGTGGCGAATTCGTAGTCGCCGTGAGTTTCCCAGATTGCGTTGAGATCGTAGCGCGGTCCCATCACGCGCCGTAGCAGTCCGATCGTGCGCGAGCGCGCGAGCTGCGCCGCGACGCGATCGTAATTGGGACGCATCGAATTGTTGAAGGCGTGATCGGCGCCGCGATAGACAAAAAACTCCGCGTCGTCATGAGCTGCAAAGGCGGCCCGAATCTTCTCGCGAAGCGGCGCGGGCGCGAAGCGGTCGTTTTCCGGAAAGTGAAACAAGATTGGACAGTTGATTGCGGCGGCTTCATCGAGATGCGCGTCGAGGCTCACACCGTAGTACGAAATCGCCGCATCGACATCGAGCCGCGCCGCCGACAAATACGCCATCAGCCCGCCGAGGCAGTATCCGAGCGCCGCGGCCTTGCCGCGCAACTCGGGACGCGCGCGCAAAGCGGCCAGCGCCGCGCCTATATCGCGAACGCCCTGGTCGATGTCGAACTGGGAGCGCAGCTCGCGAGCGCGCGCAACGCTCGGGTCGTCGTAGCCGAGCTGCACGCCCGGTTGCAGGCGCCAGAACAAATCCGGCGCGATCACGACGTAGCCTTCCTCGGCGTATGAGTCCGCGACGTTCCGCATATGCCCGTTCACGCCGAAGATTTCCTGCAGCAGCAGGATGCCGGGACCGCTGCCCGCAGGCGGAAGACTGAGATACGCATCGAATGATCCGTGGTTCGTTTCAACCTTGATGGTTATGCCGTTCATCGATTTCTCCCCGCGCTGTTCGTTGCGATTTGCTCTAGCACGCAAAGCGGCCACGCCCTATTCCGGCGCCTCGCTCGAGAGACTTCCCCCTGGACGAGCAGTGCCTCCCGTAATTGAATGATAAACCAGGTTCCGCCGAAGGCAGCTTGCGGAGCCATCCTTAATTTGAGAAAGCTTATCGGCGTCTTCACGTCGTCCGAGGCGCAGTAGTAGCTCAATGCGCGCAGCACAATCAGATCTGGACAACGCTCCGCTTCCTGCAGGCTTCACGCCTCCGACGCGCCGCTACCTCTACGCGCTGTTCGCGATGCTGATGTCGGCCACGATCTTCGAGGGCTACGACATCACGATTTTCCACCTCTGCACGCCTGACATCGCCAAGACGTTCCATCTCAGCGATCCCGTGATCGGCCTGATGGCGACGGTCGTGCGCATCGGCGGGATGGTCTCGTTCTTCGTCGTGATCCTCGCCGATCGCCATGGCCGCAAGCCTATCATCTCGGCGACCGTCCTCTGCTACAGCCTGTTTACGCTCCTAACCGCGCTGTCAACCGGCGTACTTGGGTTCACCATCTTCCAAAGCTCAGCCCAGGTTTTCCTCGCCGCCGAGTTCGGCGTCGCCGTGACGATGATCAGCGAGGAGTTTCCCGACGAGCTGCGCGGCCGTGCGCTCGGCGGACTGCATATGGTCGCGTTCTTCGGCGTGACCGCCGCGGGGCTGATTTATGGCGTGATGTCGGAGTCGCGCTGGGGCTGGCGCGGGATGTACCTGCTCGGTCTTGCGCCGCTTGCTCTGATCGCCTTCCTGCGCCGCGGGATGCGCGAAACGGCCCGCTTCCGCGCGGTGCAGGAAGAGCGTACGGCGGCAGGCTATGAGATGCCGGAGTTTTGGGCCTCGATCCGGATGTGCATCAAGCCGTTCCTCGGCCAGTATCGCGGCCGCCTGTTGCTCATTTCGACGATGTGGAACTCGATCGGTCTTATCGGAGGTCCGACTGTCACTTACTTCAGCCTCTACGCGCGCCGCGATCAGCATTGGACCGCGCCCGAGGTCAGCACCGCGTTCATCCTTGCCTACGTCGCCGGGTCGATTGGTTCGATGTTGTCAGGGTTCCTGATGGACCGCGTCGGGCGGCGCTTCACGACCGCGGCTTTCTACATCGGCGCGGGCGCCTCGATGTACGTGCTGTTCCAGAGCACGGACTATTGGACGATGCTCATCGCAGAGATGGCGACGATGTTCGCGTACCAGGCGGCGCGCACCGCGACATCGGCACTATCGACGGAGCTGTTCCCGACGGAGATTCGCGCGACCGGCTATTCGCTGTGCGTGCAGGTCGTGGGACAAATCGGCTGGGCGCTCTCGCCCGTCGTGATCGGACTGCTCTCAAAACCGATGGGCGGGCTCGGCAACGCGGCGTCCGTGCTCGCATTCGGACCGCTGGTTGGCGTGGTCCTCGTCTTTGTCGCGGTGCCTGAGACGCGGGGCCGGACGCTCGAAGAGCTGTCGCCGTCAACGCAGATCATCGCGCGCCGCCAGCCCGACTAGATTCCCAGCTTCGCTCTGATATCAGCGACCGCCTGCTCCGGCGTGTGCGAGACGTCGATCGTGATCGCGTCGTCAGGCTCTTCGAGCGTCGCAAACTGACTGCCGAGCAGTGCGGAATCGAAGAAGTGCCTGCTACGCGCCGCGAGCCGCTGTGCGATCAGCTCGCGCGATGCTTTCAGGTAAGCGACTTTCACCCGCACCGCGTCGACGACGATCTCGTGGCGATAGGCGCGCTTCAACGCCGAGCATGCGACGATCAGATTCGTGTCGTCGCGCAGGAATCGCTCGATGAGCGCGCGGATCGCCGCGAGCCATGGCGCTCGATCGGCGTCCGTCAGCGCGATCCCCTGATGCATCTTGCGCTTGTTCTCCGCGAGATGAAGATCGTCGCCGTCGCGAAATTCCCATCCGAGTTCCCTCGCCAGCATCGTGCCGAGCGTAGTCTTGCCCGAACCGGACACGCCCATCAGCACGACGACGATTGAAGGCCCTGCCATGATGCGCAAGATTGTCGCACGACGGAGGAAATCATGGCGACCGAATTCAGTCATCATTATGCCGAGCTGAAAGGCGTGCGGCTTCATTACGTGACGATGGGACAAGGCGCGCCGGTCGTGCTGATCCACGGATGGCCGCAGAGCTGGTACGAATGGCGGCGCGTGATGCCGCTGCTTGCGGACGCTTACACGCTCGTCGCGCCCGACATGCGCGGGCTTGGCGATTCGTCGCGGCCTTCGAGCGGCTACGAGAAGAAGATTGTCGCCAACGACCTCTGGTTGTTAATGCACGAGCATCTCGGGCATCAGCGCTTCGCCGTCGTCGGCCACGATTGGGGCGCGCCGGTCGCGTTCCGGCTCGCGGCGGATCACGCCGATGCCGTGACGCATCTCTGCCTGCTCGACGTGCCGGTGCCAGGCGATCAGCCGTCGGGCGGAGCGCTCGGCGGCACGCCGCGATGGCATCATCAGTTTAACCGCGTGCCCGACCTTCCCGAGGCGCTGACCTACGGCCGCGAGCGAATCTTCCTCGAGTTCTTTTTCATGAACGGCACCAACCAGGCAGGCACGTTCAGCGACGCGGATATCCGCGAATACGTGCGCACCTACTCGCAACCGGGCGCGATGCGCGCCGGGTTCAACTACTACCGCGCGATGCATCAGGACGT from Candidatus Binataceae bacterium carries:
- a CDS encoding amidase family protein; translated protein: FCGVVGIKPTYSRVSRFGVIAYASSLDQVGPFANTVRDAAIILRTLAGVDPMDSTCSARPVPDYEKALTGDVKGLRIGVPKEYFIDGMAPEVEQAVRAALKQYESLGATLHEISLPHSSYAIAAYYLIATAEASANLARYDGIRYGLRAEAPDHITLYEETRAQGFGAEVKRRIMLGTFALSTGYYDAYYLKAQKVRTLIRRDFERAFENCDVIMTPVAPTTAFKLGEKMDDPLTMYLSDIFTISVNLAGLPGMSIPCGYDGKNLPIGLQLIGPPFSEETILRAGDAYERSGAFTKREPAI
- the gatB gene encoding Asp-tRNA(Asn)/Glu-tRNA(Gln) amidotransferase subunit GatB, which codes for MATNREKYEAVIGLEVHTHLLTRSKMFCGCSTEFGREPNANTCPVCVAMPGVLPVLNEEVVKIAIRAGLAAHCEIAPYSIFDRKSYFYPDLPKGYQISQYETPICKGGYVDLPTENGDSRRIRLVRIHLEEDAGKNIHEEGASLVDLNRSGVPLVEIVSEPDIRTGAEAAAYVQELRAILRYIDASDGRMEEGSLRCDCNVSVRPRGQKEYGVKTEIKNLNSFRFVEKAIEYEIDRQIDVIESGGKVTQETHLWDPVREVTRPMRSKEYANDYRYFPEPDLPPLVVAPDLVEAIRTEMPELPADRRARYVKEGLTAYEAGVLTSEREVADYFEAALPGLKNRKTAANWVMTEVLRLREPGKSLAESVPAAKEVGALLKMVEEAKISLNAAKTAFAAMVKNGNSAEATVSEFGLLQVSDEGPIIEAIDKIIASEPAKVAEYRAGRDKLFGFFVGQAMKAMGGKANPKVINDLMKKKLAG
- the pgi gene encoding glucose-6-phosphate isomerase, coding for MASTPLTQRSAWKALQAHHGKIRDTHLRQLFADDPKRGETMALEAVGLYMDYSKHRATGETIKLLIALAEECGLRAKIDAMFRGDKINITENRAVLHVALRAPRGEKILVDGKDVVPDVHEVLDRMAVFSRRIRDGSWTGHTGKRIRNIINIGIGGSDLGPVMAYEALRFYSDRNLTVRFVSNVDGTDFAEATRDLDPTETLFIVSSKTFTTLETMTNAHTARGWALGTLKDEKAIAKHFVAVSTNAAEVTKFGIDTANMFGFWDWVGGRYSMDSAIGLSTMIAVGPENFSAMLAGFHAIDEHFRTAPFDRNLPVLMGLLALWYNDFFDAQTVAVLPYEQYLKRFPAYLQQLTMESNGKHVTLDGTAVDYQTGPIFWGEPGTNGQHSFYQLIHQGTKIIPCDFIGFCKPLNHVGRHHDLLLSNVFAQAEALAFGKTPEQVKAEGTADKLVPHRVFEGNRPSTTILADQLTPEMLGKLVALYEHSVFTQGAIWNIDSFDQWGVELGKVLAQRIIPELESKGDPDLKHDSSTNTLIRRYRASKSA
- a CDS encoding dienelactone hydrolase family protein; translated protein: MNGITIKVETNHGSFDAYLSLPPAGSGPGILLLQEIFGVNGHMRNVADSYAEEGYVVIAPDLFWRLQPGVQLGYDDPSVARARELRSQFDIDQGVRDIGAALAALRARPELRGKAAALGYCLGGLMAYLSAARLDVDAAISYYGVSLDAHLDEAAAINCPILFHFPENDRFAPAPLREKIRAAFAAHDDAEFFVYRGADHAFNNSMRPNYDRVAAQLARSRTIGLLRRVMGPRYDLNAIWETHGDYEFATRDADATIATMVAEPYVNHIPTLTGGIGRRQLHRFYKYHFIATLPADTRIVSISRTVGPDSVVDELLFCCTHDREIDWLLPGIAPTGKYIEVPTVVIIQFRGDKIAHEHIYWDMGTALKQIGLLERNDLPIAGIECAHKARDENSPASNQMLARWKESEGKP
- a CDS encoding MFS transporter, coding for MRAAQSDLDNAPLPAGFTPPTRRYLYALFAMLMSATIFEGYDITIFHLCTPDIAKTFHLSDPVIGLMATVVRIGGMVSFFVVILADRHGRKPIISATVLCYSLFTLLTALSTGVLGFTIFQSSAQVFLAAEFGVAVTMISEEFPDELRGRALGGLHMVAFFGVTAAGLIYGVMSESRWGWRGMYLLGLAPLALIAFLRRGMRETARFRAVQEERTAAGYEMPEFWASIRMCIKPFLGQYRGRLLLISTMWNSIGLIGGPTVTYFSLYARRDQHWTAPEVSTAFILAYVAGSIGSMLSGFLMDRVGRRFTTAAFYIGAGASMYVLFQSTDYWTMLIAEMATMFAYQAARTATSALSTELFPTEIRATGYSLCVQVVGQIGWALSPVVIGLLSKPMGGLGNAASVLAFGPLVGVVLVFVAVPETRGRTLEELSPSTQIIARRQPD
- a CDS encoding gluconokinase, yielding MAGPSIVVVLMGVSGSGKTTLGTMLARELGWEFRDGDDLHLAENKRKMHQGIALTDADRAPWLAAIRALIERFLRDDTNLIVACSALKRAYRHEIVVDAVRVKVAYLKASRELIAQRLAARSRHFFDSALLGSQFATLEEPDDAITIDVSHTPEQAVADIRAKLGI